In a single window of the Rhopalosiphum padi isolate XX-2018 chromosome 1, ASM2088224v1, whole genome shotgun sequence genome:
- the LOC132917599 gene encoding protein yippee-like 5: MGRIFLDHVGGDRLYACAACDTNLTNRDELISTRFTGATGRAFLFNKVVNLNYSDVQDRVMLTGRHIVRDVSCKNCDTKLGWIYEFAMEENQRYKEGRVILERALVTEGDGLEHEI, from the exons ATGGGTCGAATATTCCTTGATCACGTAGGCGGTGATCGACTGTATGCGTGTGCTGCATGCGACACAAATCTGACTAATCGTGATGAGTTGATTAGTACCAGATTCACAGGTGCAACGGGTCGAGCATTTCTATTCAACAAAGTTGTAAACCTCAATTATAG TGATGTGCAAGATCGAGTAATGTTAACTGGTCGTCATATAGTGCGAGATGTATCCTGTAAAAATTGTGATACAAAGTTAGGATGGATATATGAATTTGCCATGGAAGAAAATCAGCGCTATAAAGAAGGTAGAGTTATTTTGGAAAGAGCATTGGTTACCGAAGGAGATGGTCTTGaacatgaaatataa
- the LOC132917470 gene encoding WD repeat-containing protein 11-like, with the protein METNKDKRHSTGSEQSNRLHMTAPRTFSNQCHVLNKGAIDWSENGLLAYGSNNLVVIVDTAKVIPVQCFTDHKSLIKKLLWVPFDSVSGASSELVSADCTGDIALWDVCRGRCISWIDSEQAKPVNGLEWVPSSLNNDLLLGVLHAPYTFSILDVRKGTRLWKKTFCDTINSFAFDPFHLNRIAFLCPECILFFDNFERKTALSGNGRKFYISNTAAGENSTVNEESTRPRTRFKRLMKGLVLGESQPKMDPSLTVSECIQFTYHRALRNHIILMYQHDILILDLYISMTVGVISIDRSFSPFCQMYSCRQRDIIYCLQESGSLSLKLRRKPIANYLMSPMDASPVAVAGNESSSDTYLWYEHRIQSEIIRQTKNSKVLGLAVCPITEKHCAILLSLGKIMFFELEKIMSASNDVSFYLGRRDNHKIALSNIFPSFNDNQGLIPKVRLYPRGMLPSLESTLTVIKYCPPLTSATRAKYKPLLAVGTNSGNIAIFNLATGLMLKEYHVHSHPVRGIEWISQRYIISWSFYSYTLNTKSQVIVTDIQCGQSTPVRINKVDEPYVVFVKVSPLKQYFVIGIKDGPVEIWDLKSMSLLSKMSKRFPPAVCMEWVQCNLSKGKKNSLTTTIIEENEIGSKYPEHLLISDITGNLYAFLIDSNSFLKPGTMIEPGILLKPPVYLTCKLNIALQADSDGNLFVWDLSNQMDKQKQHINRLEIRKLKFAPGAGNFRFLCLSSDGIDIFNVFGSPQSIEIISTMKMDKKLQVVDADWASAEHSVIMFNDHSIRVFDLKLTKSYSSIYNYEFDDLLGPPAILDRDLCKMFYFWLSATCKKVYSTELGFNNYELSLIKNACHSLPWTELELCTKIAERSLIVCQSLGLKNEVQFWTVAFHYIMVGDDYATSVIPPLDSCYDVVCDCETYRKIQLERVLLHEWKSGDYMHMRRVADKFILLGEKTRALDLLLATNVNDPNYYTDALKACLIATVDSNTANQSTIKLVAANLIAENKIDEGIQLLCMIGKGSQACRYLISYNRWEQAVWLAKCSLSKDDFDTVLKSWADHLLSNRNQEQAVLVLLSLKRFNDVLKILINSDRIYRAALLVLACQQNNIGLDSILEKEVCEKLKRELYINGGDGDVVDNLFNENKT; encoded by the exons ATGGAGACCAATAAAGACAAGAGACATTCCACGGGATCCGAACAATCTAATAGACTTCACATGACTGCTCCTAGAACGTTTTCAAATCAATGTCATGTATTGAATAAAGGAGCCATAGATTG gtctGAAAATGGACTTTTAGCTTATGGGTCCAATAATCTAGTTGTAATTGTTGATACAGCTAAAGTCATTCCAGTCCAATGCTTCACCGATCACAAATCTTTAATTAAAAAg CTTTTATGGGTTCCATTTGATTCTGTTTCTGGTGCATCATCTGAATTAGTTTCTGCAGATTGTACAGGTGATATTGCCTTATGGGACGTATGCCGAGGTCGATGTATCTCATGGATTGACTCAGAGCAAGCAAAACCAGTTAATG GACTAGAGTGGGTGCCATCCTCGTTAAACAATGATTTGCTATTGGGAGTTCTACATGCTCCTTACACATTTTCTATATTAGATGTACGTAAAGGTACTCGACTttggaaaaaaacattttgtgatACAATCAACAGTTTTGCTTTTGATccatttcatttaaacagaATTGCTT TTTTGTGTCcagaatgtatattattttttgacaattttgaaCGTAAAACAGCACTTAGTGGTAATGGGCGTAAATTTTACATATCAAATACTGCAGCTGGTGAGAATTCAACTGTAAATGAAGAATCTACACGACCTAGAACTAGATTCAAAAGATTGATGAAGGGTTTAGTATTAGGGGAAAGTCAACCTAA AATGGATCCTTCATTAACGGTTTCTGAATGCATTCAATTTACATACCACCGTGCACTAcgaaatcatataattttaatgtatcaacatgatatattaattCTTGATCTATATATCAGTATGACAGTTGGTGTTATCAGTATAGATCGTTCTTTTTCTCCATTTTGTcag atGTATTCTTGTCGACAACGTgacattatatattgtttacaagAATCTGGAAGTTTGTCATTGAAATTAAGACGTAAACCTATAGCAAATTATTTGATGTCCCCCATGGATGCTTCTCCTGTAGCTGTAGCTGGCAATG AATCCTCTTCTGATACATATTTGTGGTATGAACATAGAATACAAAGTGAAATAATCAGACAGACAAAAAATTCTAAAGTTCTTGGTTTAGCAGTTTGTCCAATTACTGAAAAACACTGTG cAATACTATTAAGTTTGGGTAAGATTATGTTTTTTGAACTCGAAAAAATTATGTCTGCATCCAATGATGTTTCATTTTATCTTGGACGACGTGATAATCACAAAATTGCATTAAGTAACATTTTTCCATCGTTCAacgat aatcaaGGCTTAATACCAAAAGTACGTTTATATCCTCGAGGAATGCTTCCTAGTCTAGAATCTACATtaactgttattaaatattgtccGCCACTAACATCAGCCACAAGAGCTAAATATAAACCTCTTTTAGCTGTAGGTACAAATTCAGGAAacattgcaatttttaatttggcTACAGGATTAATGTTGAAAGAATATCATGTACATTCTCATCCTGTTAG aggTATTGAATGGATTAGTCAGCGCTACATAATTTCTTGGtcattttattcatatacattAAATACTAAGAGTCAAGTTATTGTAACTGATATTCAGTGTGGACAGTCTACACCTGTCCGTATAAATAAAGTAGATGAGCCATATGTAGTATTTGTAAAAGTATCACCTTTAAA ACAGTATTTTGTAATTGGCATTAAAGATGGACCAGTTGAAATTTGggatttaaaatcaatgtcTTTGTTAAGTAAAATGTCAAAAAGATTTCCACCAGCTGTTTGCATG gaATGGGTTCAATGTAACTTGTCAAAagggaaaaaaaatagtttaactaCTACTATAATTGAAG agaATGAAATTGGATCAAAATACCCAGAACATTTGTTGATTTCTGATATAACAGGCAATCTTTATGCTTTCTTAATTGattcaaatagttttttaaagcCCGGTACTATGATAGAGCCTGGA ATTTTGTTAAAACCTCCTGTATACCTTACATGCAAGTTGAACATTGCACTTCAAGCAGACAGTGATGGTAATTTATTTGTGTGGGATTTAAGTAACCAGATGGACaaacaaaaacaacatattaaCCGTTTGGAAattcgaaaattaaaatttgcacCTGGTGCTGggaattttcgatttttatgtctATCATCAGATGGCATTgacattttcaatgtttttgga TCTCCTCAATCCATTGAAATAATTTCTACAATGAAGATGGATAAAAAGTTACAAGTTGTGGATGCTGATTGGGCTAGTGCTGAACACTCTGTAATCATGTTTAATGATCATTCTATAAGAGTATTTGACCTAAAGCTTACTAAGTCTTACTCTTCAATATACAACTATGAATTTgatg attTACTGGGGCCTCCTGCAATTTTAGATCGTGATTTATGcaagatgttttatttttggctTTCGGCTACTTGTAAAAAAGTTTATAGCACAGAACtaggttttaataattatgaattatctc ttattaaaaacgcCTGTCATTCTCTACCGTGGACAGAATTagaattatgtacaaaaatagcTGAACGGTCTTTAATAGTATGTCAATCACTTGGACTAAAGAATGAAGTTCAATTTTGGACAGTGGCTTTTCACTATATCATGGTGGGCGATGATTATGCTACAAGTGTTATCCCTCCTTTAGACTCTTGTTATGATGTTGTGTGCGACTGTGAAACGTACCGA aaaatacaaCTAGAACGAGTCTTATTACATGAATGGAAAAGTGGTGACTATATGCACATGAGACGTGTTgctgataaatttatattacttggaGAGAAAACAAGAGCATTAGACTTGCTTTTAGCGACCAATGTGAATGATCCAAACTATTATACAGACGCActgaa ggCTTGTTTGATTGCTACTGTGGATTCTAATACTGCTAATCAAAGTACAATTAAATTGGTAGCAGCTAATCTCATTgcagaaaataaaattgatgaag GTATTCAACTATTATGCATGATTGGCAAAGGATCTCAAGCATGCCGCTATCTTATATCATACAATCGATGGGAACAAGCTGTATGGTTAGCAAAGTGTTCATTGTCAAAAGACGATTTTGATACAGTTTTAAAAAGTTGGGCTGATCATTTACTATCTAATAGAAATcag GAACAAGCTGTTTTGGTATTGCTGTCGTTAAAAAGGTTTAAtgatgtattgaaaatattaatcaatagtgACCGTATTTATAGAGCTGCACTATTAGTTTTAGCCTGTCAACAAAACAATATTGGTCTTGATA GTATTTTAGAAAAAGAAGTATGTGAAAAACTCAAACGTGAATTGTACATTAATGGAGGTGATGGTGATGTCGTGGACAatctttttaatgaaaataaaacctgA
- the LOC132917472 gene encoding dolichyl-diphosphooligosaccharide--protein glycosyltransferase subunit STT3B: MKTLLTNPAGWKSLITFAILFLAWVSGFSARLFAVIRFESIIHEFDPWFNYRATAYMVEHGFYNFLNWFDERAWYPLGRIVGGTVYPGLMVTSGAIHHVLHALNIPVHIRDICVFLAPIFSGMTAISTYFLTKELWSPGAGLFACCFIAIVPGYISRSVAGSYDNEGIAIFALQFTYYLWVKSIKTGSVFWSVLTALSYFYMVSAWGGYVFIINLIPLHVFLLLIMGRYSYRLFTSYTVFYILGLVLSMQIPFVGFQPIRTSEHMAASGVFALVMAAGAFNYIQTRITKAEFKFIFIFATLVTSGIVLLAVVGLTWAGVIAPWSGRFYSLWDTTYAKIHIPIIASVSEHQPTTWFSFFFDLHILVCIFPAGLWYCIQEYNDERLFVVLYALSAVYFAGVMVRLMLTLTPAVCILSGIAFSKIFENYLKEDSSVTNNGTKAVEEKQPAKDKTPSKSSQSSSSGSGKSKKKPPTIASLNSDNSNGEGVGSNIRSIVTISMLLVLMMFVVHCTWVTSNAYSSPSIVLASFSNDGSRQILDDFREAYYWLSQNTDNDARVMSWWDYGYQIAGMANRTTLVDNNTWNNSHIALVGKAMSSTEPKAYEIMTSLDVDYVLVIFGGVIGYSGDDINKFLWMVRIAEGEHPKDIRESDYFTERGEFRIDSQGSPTMLNCLMYKLSYYRFGDLKLDFRTPAGFDRTRNAVIGNQNFDLTYLEEAYTTEHWLVRIYRVKKPDEFNRPRIPVLERKIRNPGASAISKKSARKKKGIIQGKPTVVKGKKPKTTNSYTN; encoded by the exons ATGAAGACGTTGCTCACCAACCCGGCCGGATGGAAAAGTCTCATCACATTCGCCATCCTCTTCCTGGCATGGGTGTCGGGGTTCTCTGCCCGGCTGTTTGCCGTTATACGGTTCGAGAGCATTATCCACGAATTCGATCCATG GTTCAATTACCGTGCGACAGCGTACATGGTCGAACATGGTTTCTATAATTTTCTGAACTGGTTTGACGAAAGAGCATGGTACCCGCTTGGCAGAATTGTCGGTGGCACAGTCTACCCAGGACTGATGGTCACGTCCGGTGCTATACACCATGTCTTGCATGCGTTAAATATTCCTGTACATATCAGAGATATTTGCGTATTTTTGGCACCCATATTCAG tgGTATGACAGCAATATCAACATATTTCTTGACCAAAGAACTTTGGTCTCCAGGTGCTGGATTATTTGCATGCTGTTTTATTGCAATTGTACCTGGTTATATTAGTCGATCGGTAGCTGGAAGCTACGACAATGAAGGAATTGCTATATTTGCTctacaatttacctattatctttGG gtAAAATCTATCAAAACTGGTTCAGTTTTTTGGTCAGTGCTTACAGCTCTTTCTTATTTCTATATG gtatcaGCTTGGGGTGGATATGTGTTCATTATTAACTTGATTCCTCTTCATGTCTTTTTATTGCTAATTATGGGCCGTTATTCATATCGTTTATTCACAAGTTACACTGTTTTTTACATACTTGGTTTGGTTTTGAGTATGCAAATTCCTTTTGTTGGTTTTCAACCAATTAGGACTAGTGAACACATGGCAGCATCTGGAGTATTTGCTTTAGTCATGGCTGCTGGGGCATTTAATTACATTCAAACTCGTATCACCAAGGctgagtttaaatttatttttatatttgcaaCACTAGTTACGTCTGGTATTGTACTACTGGCTGTAGTTGGTCTAACTTGGGCAGGAGTCATTGCACCATGGAGTGGAAG attCTATTCTCTATGGGATACAACATATGCTAAGATACATATACCAATTATTGCATCAGTATCTGAACATCAACCAACAACATGGTTTAGCTTTTTCTTTGATCTCCATATACTTGTTTGTATATTCCCTGCTGGACTGTGGTATTGCATTCAAGAATATAACGATGAGCGACTTTTtg tgGTTTTATATGCTCTAAGTGCTGTATACTTTGCCGGTGTTATGGTCAGATTAATGTTAACTTTAACACCAGCTGTATGTATTCTTAGTGGTATTGCATTTtccaaaatttttgaaaattatttaaaagaagatAGTTCAGTAACTAACAATGGAACAAAAGCAGTTGAAGAAAAACAACCTGCAAAAGATAAAACACCTTCTAAATCTTCACaa tcaTCAAGTTCTGGCTCCGGAAAAAGTAAAAAGAAGCCACCAACAATAGCTTCATTAAACAGTGACAATAGTAATGGAGAAGGTGTTGGATCAAATATTAGAAGTATTGTGACTATTTCTATGTTACTCGTTCTAATGATGTTTGTTGTTCACTGTACATGGGTTACCAGTAATGCATACTCAAGTCCTAGTATTGTTTTAGCATCATTCAGTAATGATGG ATCTCGTCAAATATTGGATGATTTTCGTGAAGCTTACTATTGGTTGTCCCAAAACACTGACAATGATGCTCGTGTTATGTCTTGGTGGGATTATGGCTATCAAATAGCTGGAATGGCAAATCGCACAACATTAGTTGACAACAATACTTGGAACAATAGTCATATAGCACTTGTTGGCAAAGCAATGTCGTCAACCGAACCAAAAGCATATGAGATAATGACATCACTTGATGTTGATTATGTCCTTGTTATATTTGGAGGTGTAATTGGATACTCGGGTGATGATATCAATAAATTCTTATGGATGGTTCGTATTGCTGAAGGCGAACATCCGAAAGACATAagg GAATCTGATTATTTTACTGAACGGGGTGAATTTAGAATAGACAGTCAGGGCTCTCCAACTATGCTCaattgtttaatgtataaacTTAGCTACTATAGATTTGGTGACTTGAAG TTGGATTTTAGAACACCTGCTGGTTTTGATCGTACGCGTAATGCCGTTATAGGTAATCAAAATTTTGACCTTACCTATTTGGAAGAGGCGTATACTACTGAACACTGGTTGGTCAGAATATACAGGGTAAAAAAACCAGATGAGTTTAATAGGCCACGTATACCAGTTCTAGAAAGAAAAATTCGTAATCCTGGAGCATCTGCTATATCAAAAAAG tctGCTCGCAAGAAAAAAGGCATTATTCAAGGCAAACCTACAGTTGTAAAAGGCAAAAAACCTAAAACAACTAACTCATAcacaaattga